The following nucleotide sequence is from Paenibacillus andongensis.
GACAATTATGTCTCTACGGTGAAAGACGGTTTGTTTTGGCAAGCCATGCGCAATACCGTTGTCTATACGATTTTGACAGTGCCTGTTAACTTGTTCTTGTCCATGGTGATCGCTATTTTGATTCTGCCGCTTAGGAAAAAAACGCAGGGCTTTTTCAAAGGTGTATATTATTTGCCTGTAGTTGCTTCAGGTGTTGCTTTATCCGTCGTATGGCTTTGGATCTTCGATCCAATGGAAGGCGGAATTTTGAATCAGTTGATTCATTTCTTTGGCTTTACCAATCAGAACTGGCTCGGCTCAAGCAAAACGGCCATGTTCTCTTTGGTTCTGATGTCCTGGTTGTCCAGTCATGGCACAAGTATTATCATCTATCTGGCCGGTCTACTTGGCATTGATGATACGTATTACGAGGCAGCGGAAATGGACGGAGCGAACTTTTTTCAAAAGCTGTGGCACATCGTTGTTCCTTCTTTGAAGCCAGCGACGCTATTCCTGTTGGTGACGGGTGTTATTGGTTCATTCCAAGTGTTCCAAAACGCGTACCTCATGACCGGTGGCGGTCCGAACAATGCGACTACGATGGTTGGTCTACTGATTTTCAATAATGCCTTTACTTATTTTGAATTCGGTAAAGCCGCAGCGCAATCGTTGATTTTAGCTGTTATTATCGCGGGAATTTCGGTTATCCAGTTCAAATACGCAGGAAAAGACGTCGAGTATTAATAGCGGAGAGGCTTTGAGCTCCGCTCAAAGATCCCTAAGCGGAGAGACTTTGAGCTACGCTCAAAGATCCCTATATTAGGAGGATAATAAATGGCTTTATACAGCAATCATGCAGGAAAACCTAGCGTAAAAACCTTTCGTAATTCAATCATTTTTATACTCCTTCTACTTTTTGCTTTGGCGACGATATTTCCGATCTATTTCATGGTCATTTCATCCTTTGCTGATCCGGTTGAGGCCGGAGCGGTAAGCTACTCCATTTTACCAAGCAAGTTTACATTCGCTTCCTTCAAATATTTCTTTGATTATAGCGAGTATTCGTATCGTTGGATTTTGAACTCGCTAATCGTGGCGACTACCGTGATGGTGTCCAATGTTATTTTTGCCAGCATGGCCGGATATGCATTTTCTAAACTTCGTTTTAAAGGGAGAGGCGTGCTGTTTGCGGTGCTGCTTGTCTCCATGATGATTCCTTACCAAGTTACGCAAGTTCCTTTGTATATTCTGGTTGTTAATGTGTTTGAGCTGCAAAATACGTACAGCGCGTTAATTATGCCGGGTATCGTTACGGTATATAATATTTTTCTGGCTAAACAGTTTATGAGCAGCATCCCGAACGAGATTATGGAAAGCGCCAAGATCGAAGGGTGCAGCCAGTTCACGATCTATTGGAGAATCATTCTGCCTTTGTCCAAAACCGTGCTTGCCGTCATGGCAATTCTAACGTTTATGGATAGCTGGAACACATTCTTCTGGCCTCTGCTTGTTACCAATACGATGGATATGCAGACGATTCAAGTCGGACTCAAAAACTTCCGTTTCGCCAATACGACGTTTATCGCGCCGATGATGGCGGGGGCTACGATCTCTGCACTGCCGATGTTTATTCTTTTTTTCAGCTTGCAAAAGTACTTCTTAGAAGGTGTAACGGTAGGTGCGGTGAAGGGCTAATACAAGCCGTGCTTGAGGGAGGTATCACATCAGCATGATTGTGTCTTGGGATAATCAGTATAAGCATGCGGTTATTTCTTTATGGAATAAAGAAGCCGTGAAAGAAAGCTATAAGGAGCTAACCGAACAAAGCTTTGAGTGTATTTTCACGGCGAACCCTTATTTTGATAGTCAAAATACGTTTATTTTATTGGAACAAAATGAGGTTAA
It contains:
- a CDS encoding carbohydrate ABC transporter permease gives rise to the protein MATNIAKPMKRKGIKGEGAWGYAFIAVALVVFAMFTAYPVVSAFIISLQEYKPLGSTYVGFDNYVSTVKDGLFWQAMRNTVVYTILTVPVNLFLSMVIAILILPLRKKTQGFFKGVYYLPVVASGVALSVVWLWIFDPMEGGILNQLIHFFGFTNQNWLGSSKTAMFSLVLMSWLSSHGTSIIIYLAGLLGIDDTYYEAAEMDGANFFQKLWHIVVPSLKPATLFLLVTGVIGSFQVFQNAYLMTGGGPNNATTMVGLLIFNNAFTYFEFGKAAAQSLILAVIIAGISVIQFKYAGKDVEY
- a CDS encoding carbohydrate ABC transporter permease, producing the protein MALYSNHAGKPSVKTFRNSIIFILLLLFALATIFPIYFMVISSFADPVEAGAVSYSILPSKFTFASFKYFFDYSEYSYRWILNSLIVATTVMVSNVIFASMAGYAFSKLRFKGRGVLFAVLLVSMMIPYQVTQVPLYILVVNVFELQNTYSALIMPGIVTVYNIFLAKQFMSSIPNEIMESAKIEGCSQFTIYWRIILPLSKTVLAVMAILTFMDSWNTFFWPLLVTNTMDMQTIQVGLKNFRFANTTFIAPMMAGATISALPMFILFFSLQKYFLEGVTVGAVKG